Within Trichoderma atroviride chromosome 2, complete sequence, the genomic segment AGCAATCATCTCTCGGTTGGCACTCAATTCGATGCCAGGGATAGAGCTCCCACCCAAACTCTTGGCGGCAACAGACGACTcaaaaaagccaagaagcgcaatgAGGAAAGAAGTCGACATGGCCGTGCGGATGTGCTTCATGTGGGCAAGTTGAAAGGGCCATCGGAATTCAAAGATACCCCCAGAGTCAGCCTTGACAGAGCCCAAAACCTCAAGTCCCTGGTTTTCCCAATCGAGATGCCAGCACAAAACAGCAgagatgacgacgacaaggaATCGGTCGGGGAAGTAGGCAACACCAGGAAACCTCTTTTCCAAACGGCGTTTGAGCTCGCTACAAAGATGAAACATGTCAGTCGCCGCTATCAGACACAGGATAAACTAAACTTGACTCTCAGCTTACCGAAAAATCATAATGACGACGAAGCTCACTCCCGCTACAGCAAAGGTCAGTTTATGGGCCTTGCCAGCACTGCTGACAATGAATCGAATTTTGTCGACGCTGCTCCCATGGTTGACACCAGCTTCCTCCGCAAGGGCTGCAAGGCCAAGCTCGGGAATCAGCTGGTCCACAGCAATGACAAAACCAATGGCAGAGATGAAGCCTCGAAGGAACGGCCTGCTCAACACGCTGTCCAAGAAGCCCAGTCTGGCCAGACCTGCTATGAGAACTATGGCGCCAGCCATGCCGCCCATCACGCCGCAGATTTGAGCTTGTAGAACATCGTTGTCTTCTGAGCCTTCGCCCCCAGAGTCCACGCTAGCTTTCACCACGGTACCGACAAGCAGAGACCCGGCCGCCTCGGGGCCGATTACCATTTGCGGGGAGGATCCGAGCATTGCGTAGATGAAtgggttgaagatgaagccgtAGAGGCCAAAAATCGGCGGCACGTGTGCCAGGTTGGCCGCAAGCGAGAGCGCCATCGGGAGGTAAAACGAAGCCATCGTGACAGCAGCAATGAAGTCGCCCTGGAGGTACGATAGCTTATACTGCTGGATCCAATTCAGGCACGGGATGTAGTACGCCAGATACCTATCCACACGGGGTCAGTCCAAGTGCCACAGATGCCCAGAACAACGGCACACATCTCGGCAGAAGCTCACATAAAGGGCGTATCTCGGAACCCTGCCTGCTCGGCAAGCTCACTGCTGTGGCCCATCTTAGTGGTGCGCATCCTCCTCGTAAGCCACCTCTTCCAGTCGTCGCCACCCAGCAGAGACGCAAATATGCCAGTGTTTCCACCAGACCTCGTCGAATCGCTTCCGTCGTCGGTGCTCCCGCTGAAGAGGCCACTGGGCGAGGACGCCCGCGGGCTAAAggtgccatggctgcggcCCCGCGCTTCGGAGCCCAGGATCAGCGGCGTGGACTCGCCCATGAACTGGTCGCCGACTGCTGTGGAAGACGGATAGACGTCGCCGTGGTTGCTGTCCTCGCTGCCCGGACGGCTCTCCGGCGTATGACTCTGTCGAAGCGTGCTTGGCTGGAGCGGGCGGTGGTCTTTGGACGAGTCTGCGCGGCTCAGCGGCGGCGGGGGTCCCGACATTTTCACGGATTCGGGGTCGTGGtgctcggcgtcgaggcGTGCATGTGGGATCCGGATCGGTAGAGTCGTGTTTCGAGGATAAGGATCAATCCGTGAGCGGCAATTGGAATTTCGCggtgttttgttttgttgtGTTGTGTGCGAAGCCGAGTCGAGTGTCTATCTATAGCAAAGGGCGAGCGAGAGCTTCAGGACAAAATAAACAAGAGCCGGAGCAGCGAAAATACACGTCGGCAATTTTCactgtttcttcttttcccttttttccttctcttctaccCAGCCGCCAACGGCCGGTACTTGCAATTAGCAAAACGTGTCCAAGcggaaagaaaaggccagagGGAGGGATGCCATGCAAAGGACCCTTGGTTGGCGATGgtgggaaagaaaaaaaatttcgAAGCTCTACTGTATCTGGCGTGGTCACACACATGCAGCGATCAATGTCAACACAGCGAGCGACTCCCGCTAAAACGACGCCGAAGCCGCGGGTGACATCAGCGGGGGAGCGCACCGGCCACAGCAGTGCGACACAGCGCTGAAGAGGGCTCCACACAGCGCGCCGGTCCACTGGGAGCCAGGGGCGAATGCGGTGAGGGATGGCCTCAACGTGCATTGGAGACGCCGCCAGACCGCCCTCGACGCCAAGCGAGCGCCGGCGATTGGCCACGGCGGCTGCGCACCTGACACGATGAGCAGGTGGACAGAAGTGATGGCGGATTGCGCTGCATTGTGCAGCCGGTCTCGGTGTGTTTGTGCCGTTTCGACGCTGCATGTTTTAGTGGACAGTGCAGCGGACAGAGCCGCTAGAACAGGCAGGCCTTTGGTCTCTACGTTGTCTCTGTTCAGCCGAAAGAGCCTGTTTATACGAGTCTGTAAGACGGTATCCAGGCACATGCTTcaaggtgatgatgttgaatCTCTATACCGATACTAGTCACTACAATGACAATAGTCGCTTCACGAGCAAATTGTTCATCTTGGCAGACTCTCTCCCCTTTTTGCCCGTGGCACAAATGGTCACATTCCATGCGTGGCTGGATCACAACATTGCCGAGATGCGCGTTCAAGTCGTACATTAGATACACGCTAAGATGCCAATATACGTGTACATGCCTCGCCTAATACCTACGTTGGGTGAGGTAGATGGGCTGAAAACCAGGCATCAAATGGTCAAAACCAGTGGTAATATagagagaaaaaataatCGCTTGCATTTTTATcatccaaaaaaaattacaaaaaaaaaagatatatatCTGTACAAGACACCCTATCAAACCCAGCCAGCGAATCCCTTACAACTGCTCGTTGACAAACAGACCAGCCATGCCCTGGCCGGTTCCAATGCACATGCTCgtcaacagcagcttcttcttggtccTCCGCAGCTCGCTCAGGCCAGTC encodes:
- a CDS encoding uncharacterized protein (EggNog:ENOG41~TransMembrane:10 (i172-191o197-215i222-241o253-276i288-307o340-358i429-448o468-487i508-527o564-595i)), yielding MSGPPPPLSRADSSKDHRPLQPSTLRQSHTPESRPGSEDSNHGDVYPSSTAVGDQFMGESTPLILGSEARGRSHGTFSPRASSPSGLFSGSTDDGSDSTRSGGNTGIFASLLGGDDWKRWLTRRMRTTKMGHSSELAEQAGFRDTPFMYLAYYIPCLNWIQQYKLSYLQGDFIAAVTMASFYLPMALSLAANLAHVPPIFGLYGFIFNPFIYAMLGSSPQMVIGPEAAGSLLVGTVVKASVDSGGEGSEDNDVLQAQICGVMGGMAGAIVLIAGLARLGFLDSVLSRPFLRGFISAIGFVIAVDQLIPELGLAALAEEAGVNHGSSVDKIRFIVSSAGKAHKLTFAVAGVSFVVIMIFRELKRRLEKRFPGVAYFPDRFLVVVISAVLCWHLDWENQGLEVLGSVKADSGGIFEFRWPFQLAHMKHIRTAMSTSFLIALLGFFESSVAAKSLGGSSIPGIELSANREMIALGTANLVGSMFMALPAFGGYGRSKVNKTTGAKTPMSSVFLSLFSLLSVLFLLPYFYFLPKPVLSAMISVVAWSLIEEAPHDISFFLRIRGWTELGLMAAIFFSTIFYSLTLGMALGVGISLLLVIKHSTRPRIQILGRVPGTNRFENPESQDSRIEFIEGCLIVKIPEPLTFANTGELKARLRRLEFYGTALAHPALPRIRSTDSNRNIIFDIHGVTSMDGSGTQVLEEIVRDYRERGVRVFFSRAPHHRDHPVWKLMDKSGIVDLCGERHFVNDVEEALRLTEYEDSVMTQ